The window TCCACACTCCCAGAAGGCCATAATGCACCCCCTACCCACATGAGGATTTCCTTAAACTATCCatacaaatatattataaacttatatatataagaaaccaTACTGGCAGGAACTTTTATACTCAATTCATTTATAAACCATACTGACAGGAAACtttatattcattcatttaCAAACTATACTGATAGGCACATTTATACTCgttaattaataaatgtaaGAATCCATACTAATTGGCACCCTTACACTCATTCAAATATACATTTACAGGATCCTCTGAGCCAAGGAAATTAAGACAGTCAATGCTCCATTGTTCTTGTATGGAAAagttcaacaatttttttccatatcaGATTCCATTAATGAATTACTACAAGTTATAACCACACATGCCCACTTTAGAACCATTGAATTGAATTAGTTCACACAGTTACAACATTTTTGTGAATCATGAATAAAATTAGTAGATACTGGTATAGTATAAAATTCCTCAGCAACTTtaagaatgaaacaaaattgcaTTTAATATTGGTGTGCATATGGAGGAGAGAAATCATTTAAACAACACCTAAATATCTGTAAGAAactgagaaaaaggaaagaaaatagcaaAGCATTACAAAAcatttattaaagaattaaaatataatttatttaatgaaaattaactCTTAACTGTGAAAAACGCTTCACACAGAAAAGTCTAAAGTTTTTGCTTGATATGAAACTTATGACATGCCATGGAAAATGAATGCATGAAGCATGAAAACTTTATCGTATAATcactaaaaataaagaaattctaaattagaaatttaCTTGCCTGTCCATTCAATATCTTCCCCTGAACTTCCTGAGCAGCCTTCTTAAATTTCTCGATTccttgaagatttttttattttttattgataggTAAAtgcaaattgtattaaaatttaaaagtatacacgaagtatacaaggcaaacaaaaagaaagaaggtgGGAGTACATAAAAACCAACAACCAACCCCTATTCTCAATTCCCTGAAGATAGATCAATCATCAGTATTACAAAATTCAGATTGCCATAAGAACCCTAAAAAGGCATGGATGCATTATGTACACTGCAATTATATTATATGGGTTCACCAATAAACCAGCTTGCCTATTGTTCCAtggtttttaagggcattccccttaatgtgttacaactagATTGTCTAGCAGTGTGTAGCTCCAATGGGATGGTCTAGCCAAAAGAGCTTGTTTGTAGTTTTTACATTGtagcttcttgtttttttattcttgttgtttagttttttctttggtgggaggagtcctcatccttcttttgtacttcttatttctatcaatatatctctttcttgtttcctatcaaaaaaataaaccaGCTTGCCTAGAGATAAAATAGGATACCGGTCTAGCATCTTACTCTCCATAAGGGGTTGTTCATCTGTTCCATGCACATGTCAAAAAGTGTGAAGTATGCATGTCAAATACAACATAATATGAAGAGAGGCATGGGGCATGAGTGCAACAAGCCTATTGTTAGATTTTAAATTCGATAGGCATACTCATTTAAGGAAGAGAAAATATGCATGCTCACTATAAGTCCCCAAAAATACATCTTTTATCTGCTTATTAGTTACATGGATGTATTTGTAATAGTGAAATACTGTTCTTGGAAGCAAGCAtgttatgtgtgtgtgtattaaTTCACCTATCCTTGATGAAATTTGACAACTACAACACCTACTAAAAATACTTGTAAACAAAGGGTGTTCCTCTCTTTGTCTCATCCCTGAAAGACCTCCTAATTTAATAGGTTCAATGTCCCTCTCCATCTCCCCCCAACGCACACACAAAAAGTGAATACTTCAAAACCCATGAAAGGGAAGATCTTCCATAATGGGCATCCCTCTACCCATCTACTTATCCAACAACATTTAACCCAACTTGGGAGAGCTTCTAAGATGTTAAAAGTAGGGTTTGAAGGTCAAATGCAACTTTTAAGAGAGTATTTGGATAGAACTTTCAACAATGGCCATGTACATTCAAACATGATTTATTCACATTTTGGAAAATCAGGAAGACCCAAGGTTTTCCTCAAACATGAAGCAgggagaaaatttttatttgattaaaatgtttaaaaatgtgcaaattatcctttttttgaataaaagtatttttaaaatacaattccCAAACATAAAATGCAACCTGACAACAATATCTACTTCTACTTCCACCTCTACTGCACAAAAGTTAATGCTATCCCAAACAAGCCTTTAAGATCAACTCTTTATGTGGAATATGTAAGCAGTGCACTAACTACAATAGGCAACACAAAGAAGGACAAAATCCAACAACACAaccaaaaagataaattaaaattaaaaaaggatcATAAAAGCTCTCTTTGTATTAAACTAACaacataatttcaaaaataatggTTTCAACAAGACACAAAATAATTCCCGTTAGCATTCTAGCAACATCAGACAATGAAAgaataagaatttgaaattattttaaattttagaatatatgCCTAGCAGTGAGAAAGTTTCTGAAATTATTCATGTTCACTGTtcttttataggaaaaaaaaaacacggagcACTAGAACTTGTAAAGTTTTTTAAATCCATTTCTGGGGAGTTCCACAACATGTCATATAGATTTGACCTAAAGGACAAAAAAATGTCACCACAACTTCTAAGTTCTACCcattagaaatataataaagtttcccattttcaaaattttcaatatttctagCAATGCTAAACTGTGAACCCATAAAAACAATTCAGTGAAGTCCACAAATGTTAGAATTTCAGACCAAAACATCAAGCACAAGGTAAAGAAACTTAGCaataattatatacatatacGCACACATACCTTAAGTAATGTCTTGCCAAAACTTGCTTCCTCTTCAGCAATTATAAACTGATGTGCACTTCATGTTGTTTCAGTTCAGGGAAAACATCACCCATCACCTTTACAACAATGTTTACGAGGCTAGTTTCAAAAAACCATTAACAAAAATGGTCAGTATATAGAGTTATGAATTGGTAACAAAAACTGTGAACGAAGTTTCAAGTAGTCCTTTATGTGAAAAATTAGGgaaaaagatacaagaaaaacttcatTAAATGCCTACACTGgggaaaattaaaagaaacctAAGCATCATTGTCATTTCTACCTATTGAAGAATCCTTCTTGTGCTTTCAGAACTTCACTTCCATAACGAACAGCTCTACGGAGAATATGCCTCAAAACGTATTCACGACCCTCATTGTCTACAGAGTAAGTAAGGTAGTCATGAATACTGCTTTGAAAAAAGTTACACTGagataataaacaaaacaaGGAGAATTAGATCTTCATACACCACTCATCCCCACCATCTACTTCCTCCCAACACCActcatcccaaaaaaaaaaaaaaaaaaaattaaagcacaaatttattatgagaaaataatcagcatatattatttcaagtacaggataaaataaagaatcaataTCCATCCAAgagattaaatatatttccaTAAGATCTTTTTAAACTTTGCCATCagagaaaaaatgataacataAAATCCTTCCATTCATTGGTTGCTGTAAAATTATATAACTAAACTTCAGACTTTCATAGTACAACAACAAGAAGATAGACAAAGagagtgaaaacaaaaaatttccaatCATAACACTACCCCACCCCCATATACTTTCTTCTCTTCTagaaagacaagaaagaaaagttattatataaaaacacaCAAATATTTTCCTAGAAAGATATCTTTAACCAAACCAATGATATTTCTACAGTTTAAATACAAAATCCCAAACTTTTGAACAAGTTCTTCATAGATAAAGATGAAATGTGAAAAAGAAGCCATGTATCCAACCCTAAGTAGTCAGAATTAAAGCTTTGGTGAGCTAAGTTGAATGTTCTCTGTTTATTGTTTCACAAGTTAGCAAGCTTCCACAGCCCAACAACGTCAAAAGATACTTTAAAACGCAAAGggaatttttattcaaatctcCATCAATTAAGATTAAAGCTCTCAAGTCTCAATAACAATCTCTATCTAGCAACAACTAGAAGAGAAAGTATCAGTTAAAGAGGATTAACTTCATAGTTATTTGTTTacagatgagagaaaaaaaaaagaccaataTCCATAAAATGCCTGAGTGCCTAGCTTCTAACCAATCCAATaataattcctaaattgtaCCACAACAGAATTGCTAACAACTATGATGTCTTACTGTTTTAGCAAGCTTCCAATGACCAAATCAATAACTATAGATAAAAGGCTTAAGAACtatccaaagagagaaaagataaataaataaataaatagtagcagaaaattttatttctgaaaagaaatatagaaaaggaaaacaaaataaccaTAGAGATCAAAACAGAGCCAAATGACGGTTTTCTGATCTAATATAgccagaaaaataaaatagaagcaTTATACcttcaataaaaataactagCAATTTGGATAAATTGATTGCAATTTCTCAGGACCCATTTATTAGACCTAGTGGTAACAATTCCCAGTCATCATACAACTCTAATCTTGTATGTATATTCCCAGTCATCAGAATCTAAGATCATGTTTAGTAGAGAGACAAATGGAACACAGATTTATGAGAGGACAAGATTGAAAGTTTGCATAAAGCAAATCTCTAAATTAAGGACATATTGAATAGTTGACTAGGATATTACAAGAGGAAAGAGAGAAGTATGGCTTACGAGCTGACCATGCGTATCTTGATGTATTTGGAAGTGAAGGAATAAAACAATCTTTGATGATGTTGATCAATCAGAATTGTACCTGAAAAATGTTTTCctgaattttttgttgaatggtCTGCTACATCAGTAAGAAATAGAGGCCTTTTTCTGTagatttcatttaatatttcaGCTGCTACTTTAAGGATCAAGGAGTTTAAttcccctcccccccccccccccccccatattttttcattttaaaatccTTATGAACATCACAATACTAGGGAAGTGCCCTCTTATTGGCAATTGTTTCacaacattataaatattataaaaacattaaatcaagTTCAAGTTAGGCTTAGGTTGTTTGAACCTTGAACTAAACCCATCCCTGATTAAGttcgggaaaaaaaaaacctaatttttgtCCAACCCGAGTACTGAAAATGATTGTCCAAGTCTACAGGTTGGGTCCGTATTCTGCCTAAGTTGCACCTCTAACTTAATATCTATCTAATTATACTTCttgtcataaattttaaaaataaaaaatattaatatttttttatatgagatacaaaagttcttaaaaatgtaatgatttttaaaattatttaaataaattgagatatcCAATATTTTTTCTCATGGCACTAAAAAATCTCAAGATCTTTCTTTTGCCCAAACCAAACTCATTTTTCCACAACATTGGAAACTCTGGAGATTCAagctcttcattttcattttagagAGGTGTAAACACTCTATTTCAATTCAACTTGCAAACTTGAATTGAAACCATGTATGAGGCAGGAAGATATCACGAACCGCATCATAAACTGTCTTTTGGTTGCTCCAGAAATCTAGGGAAGGTAAAAGTAGTCTTcctgaaaaaaattaaacttgataAACAGAAAAGCTAACACAAATGTGGAAAGCAACAGATGAGTATACATAGAAAAGGAAAGAACATTTTTTGGTTTATAAAAGGTGTATCCAAACATCCCATGGAGATAAAATCATTCATTACCAAATTTCATAGCATAGCAAGGCAAAAGGTTCATGCttaaaagatttcaagaaaTTATATCATTTAGATTTTCTACTAACTTTTTTGGCATAAGTTCAAAATTGATCCTACATGAAATATCAGACTTTTGGCTATGGGAATAGCTTCTTATTTAAACCCTTTTGTGGgggattttttttcacttgagtTTGTTACTTTTGCTTTGGTTATCCTTATCCATGTCTTGGtctgttgttatttttttcttaacaataaTTAATCCTTCTTGTCGTGTTATATTCATTTTCTGTTAAATGAATTGGTTTGTTTTCAATTAACAACTAATAATTTGTAATATATTAGACTCAGTACAAgcaatataataaacaaaatgaaaacatccAAATGTGATGCAAAATGTAATACAATGAGTTCTTCCTTTCAGAACTACCATCGTCTTCCACCACCCCAACCCCCACAGGGGACATTAATTTAACCAATAACGAGTATAATTTGTAGCAACAAATTTATTGTGAAGTAAAATAATAACACTATTGAGGAGTTCACCAAAGATAGGTTACAATTAAAAAACATACAGAAAATAAATGCATGAGAGGATGAAAAACAAGTAGGTCAATGCTCTTTTATTTTAGCTATTACATAAACAGGACACCAGGGGAGGGATTGCTACAAATTTATCTGATCTAGATCGTTTCAAACTCAATAATTCTGGAGAAACAATTGACACTTTCGTTCTCTCTTTGATGCTAGGATGCGTTACCTAAATAAAACAcattaagaaagaaagaaacagagatatagaataaagttaagaaacaataaaacagataaataaaaacaaacccaaataaattaaaacaaataggCAACAAAACTGTAGATAGAAACATGCTGAGAACATCAGAAAGTTACATCAACCAGCCAACAATAATAACTGCGTTCTATCCCATCTCATGACCCCTAATTTCCAAGTTACAGTAATCATGAGTAAGAACTAACTCAGGGTTAAATGCTATTTCAAGCACCAAGGTTGTTAAGGTACCTAGATGATAACATTTCATCTGCTATCTACGTATATGTTATAGGAAACCCAAATGCTAACATATCTCAGTTAGCAGCACCATTATATACAAGACTTATCATATTGCATTAGATTGTTATATTAGAATAAGAATTGTCTCATCAATTCCTTTACTTAGAAATTAATTCCTAACTAGAGATTTTAATCACCTTCAATCTCATAATCACTATATAAATTGAGAATCTATTGAGAATATATCTGGTTGATCATAATGGAAATGTCAGTCAATAAATAGCCATCAAATTGTAAATCAATATGTTTGATGAGCAGCTAGGTTTTTATAATTAATGCACATAAGttaaaggaaaagtaaaatagaCTTTATACAGAGAAGTCCTGAGAACAACTGACCTGTATATTGTAATCTAATTTCCTTTTAGTCTTCTTTCCAGAACTGCTTGCTCTTTCCCCAACTGGGGTTTTCAGGTCGATTTTTTGGTTTGCCTTACCAGGCCTAGTGGAAGGTCTGACTGATTCATTTGTGTTCTTACTCTGTATTTTGGCATGAATCATAATGTTTTCATGGTTTTGTTTGCATTTTGCATTAGTATAAGCAGGAGGGAACTCAGAATTCTGTTGAGAACCATCTTTTAAACACTCATCATCTAGTTTTTCCACTGTTATATTATGATGCTCTTGAGGTCCAACATCAGACAAATTCGAGATACTTTCTCCTCCTATTTCATGGCTAATATTTCCTATAGTGTTGTTTGAGTTAGTTAAAACTTGATTAGGGCTGCAAAACCAATCATATTTTTAACCTTACCATTTTCTcgattttccaattttcatagaTTTCCATATtgaaacttttttgtttttttggaaataGTAATTCAATCTTCAAACTGAAGAGCAAGCATAATTTTCACAAGATATCAAAATGTCATGGacataaatcttaaaaattgtAGTAGCCATACTAATTACTCAACTTAGCTTGAAGGCATAATTTTCTGGGTAACAACAAACAACATGTGTATTTGTGGTATCCATAGCCATGAATTGGAACTCATTTCAACCAAATCATAAATGAAGTGTAAGACACAATAGATTATCAgctgatttaataaaaattaaaatggataattaataattaataattaataattatttatatggagCAAATTGTTCTtatgatttgtttcctttttttttttcatactaaatccaaaattcaaaagggTGACCCACTTCTCTTACTCGACCATCAAGGAGCCATTTTATGAAGTTtccctccagacgagagaatccctaaaaaggccctatttt is drawn from Vitis riparia cultivar Riparia Gloire de Montpellier isolate 1030 chromosome 18, EGFV_Vit.rip_1.0, whole genome shotgun sequence and contains these coding sequences:
- the LOC117905563 gene encoding uncharacterized protein LOC117905563 encodes the protein MGPNQVLTNSNNTIGNISHEIGGESISNLSDVGPQEHHNITVEKLDDECLKDGSQQNSEFPPAYTNAKCKQNHENIMIHAKIQSKNTNESVRPSTRPGKANQKIDLKTPVGERASSSGKKTKRKLDYNIQVTHPSIKERTKVSIVSPELLRRLLLPSLDFWSNQKTVYDAVRDIFLPHTWFQFKFAS